The nucleotide sequence GGAATATCCCTCGCGAAAGACCCCGCCTGATATGGGGCAGATGCCCACGGCCACCGTCACCTTGGGTTCGGGAATCTCGTCCCACACCCGCAGCACGCGGTCGCGCACCCTGGTGGTAAGCGGGCCGGTGATCAGCACGATATCGGCGTGCCGGGGGCTGCCGCAGTAGCGACACCCCAGGCGTTCAACGTCGTAACGCGGAATACAGGCCGTGGTGGCCAGTTCCACGTCGCAGCCATTGCAGGAACCGGCGTTGATGCGGAACAGCCACGGCGAACGCACGGAAAGTTTTTTGAGCATATTATCCAGCGACACGGCGGCCTCCTTACATCACCCAGACCAGTATCAGACTGCACAGCGCAAGCGCGGCGGGCACAGTCACATAAAAGCGAAACGCCTGGTCAATACGGAAACGCCCTGTGGCCGACTTGACCAGGGTAAGCGAAACCAGCATGAGCGCGAGGCACTTGCACAAGAACCACACCAGATTGACCGGCCACCATTCAGATATGGTGCCGGGGAAGAAAAGCGCAACCCCCAGCCCCAGAACCACGAAGGTCTTGAGGGCCGACGTGATCTGAAAAAGGGCCAGCAGCGGGCCGCCGTATTCAAGTAGCGGGCCTTCGACGATTTCGGTTTCCGCCTCGGGAATATCAAAGGGCACAACGCCCATGGTGCCGGGCAGAAAGATGAGGTAGGCCAGAAAGGCCGGGATCATCGACGGGTTGAAGCCAAAGGAGCCTGTCTGCTGCTGCAGGGCCACGATCTTGAAGAGCGAGAATTCCGCTCCCCATGCGCCGCCAGCCAGGGTTTTGCCCGTGAGTATGGCCACGGCCAGCAAAATCATGAGCAGGGGCATTTCGTAGGCGAACATGAGCACCATTTCGCGCGAAAAACCCACAGCGCCGTAGGGCGAACTGGAGGCCGACCCGCCCAGCATGATGGCCATGGCCGGGATGGGCAGAAGGTAAAAGATCACCAGCAGGTCGCCCATATTGAACAGGCCGTTGTACACACCGGCGATGGGTATGAAGGCCGCGCACACGGCCATGCCCGTAAAGCCGAAGACAGGAGCCAGCAGAAAGGCCGGGCGGCAGGCCGTCCTTGGGATCAGGGTCTCCTTGGTCAGGAGCTTGGCAATGTCCAGCCAGGGCTGCACCAGCGGCGGCCCCACGCGGCGTTGCAGGCGGGCTTCCACACGGCGGTCAAGTCCTTTGAAGAACATGGCCACCATCAGGGCAAAGGCCCCGCCGGGGAAGACGCACATGTGCAGTATGGCAAGCAGGGTATCGCTCATGAGCGGTTCTCCTTGGGCGTGTCGTCGCCGCCGAGCAGGCGCGAGAGACCACCGTAAATGCTGGAAGGCGTCATGCGGCTGGTGGCCGTTTCAGGCGGCAGGCCGCAGGTATGCACATCGATTTCACGCAGGTGGGTAAAGCGCTTCACAAACCAGTAGCCGCCGGTGAAGGCCAGGGCCATCATCACGAACATGCCCGTGGCGTTCCAGGCTCCAGTGCCCGAAAGCACGCCCGAAAGACCCACATTCAGCGGCATGAGTCCGTATTCCAGCAGCACCGAATTGATGGGGCCCAGCGCAAGACCGGGGAAGATGCCCGTCAGCACGCAGCCTGCGGCCAGAATGCCCATGGGGACGCGCATGATGCGGGGCACTTCCTTGATATCGTCAAGGTCCTGTGCGGGCTGGCCCAAAAAGGCCGCGTGCAGGAATTTGGCGATATAGGCCATGGTCAGCACGCTGCCGATGAGCGAGAGCAGGGCCAGGAAGGGCTGCCCGGCTTCCATGAGGGCATGGTAGATGAGCCACTTGGACGAGAAGCCGCTGGTGGGCGGCACGCCTATGACCGAAAGCCCGGCAATGGCGAACATGGCCAGGGTAAAGGGCATTTTGCGTCCGATGCCGCCAAGGTCGTTGAGGCTTTCCCTGTGGCTGGCGAACATGATGGCGCCGCACACGAGGAAGAGCAGATCCTTGAAGAAGACGTGGTTGATGACGTGCAGCATGCCGCCCGCGTATCCGAGCGCGCCGCCCGCCGCCACGGCCAGCACCATGTAGCCGAGTTGGCTCACCGTCGAGTAGATGAAGATAAGCTTGAGGCCGTTGCTGCGCAGGGCCTGAATGGCGGCCATGATGATGGTGACGCCGCCTATCCACATGACGGTCACGCTGATGGAGCTCTGTTCAAATCCGCCCAGTATGCCCGCCACGGCGAATCCGCCGCCCAGCAGCATAAAGAGCTTGATAAGGCCGAGAATGGCGCTCTTCAGCAGCACGGAGGAGATGTAGCCGGACACGGGCGTGGGGGCCAGGGCCGGGTGCATCTGCCAGTCAATGCGGAAGGGCAGTTGCGCGGCCTTCATCACAAAGCCCGCTGCCAGCAGGGCCATGCCGAACCAGGCGGCCCCGGCGGACAGGTTGGGCACCATGCCGGCCAGCAGCAGCGAGGTAAAGGGCGTGAAGGGGCCGATGACGCACAGGCCCACAAAGATGAAGCCCGCGCCAAAGACGTTGAAGATAAAGTACTTGAAGGCTTCTCGCAGCGATGCCTTGTCGCCTTCGTGCGCGATGGCCAGGTAGAGCGTCCACGAGCTCATGATTTCCCAGAACAGGAAGAAGCTCAGCAGATACTGGCTGGACGCCATGCCCACAAGACCGCCGCACATGGCGGTAAAGGCGCAGTAGAAACGCCACTGCGTGTGGCTGTGTTCCATATAGCCCAGAGCGTAGCTCATGTTCACCGCGCCCAGCAGGGGGACGATGAGGGCAAAGCAGAAAGAAAGCGTGTCGAGGCCGCGTCCGAACAGGACAACCAGCAGGGCCGTTGCGAGCAGCACGCCCACGCTGACCTTGCCCGCCATGACGCGGTTCTTGTGGAAGAGGGCGGGCAGCAGAGCGCCGAACACGGGCACGACCACGTAGATGGGCCAGTTCACGTGCATGGCCAGCATAACGCCTGCGTCCTGCGGGTTGGGCGCAAAGGCCAGCGAAGCCACAGGGGCCACAAGCTGCATGGCGAGCTGCGGCGCAAGGCCGAGCAGAACGCAGAGGGCAGCCAGCACGCCCATGCCCACGCGCATGGTGACAGGAGCTTCCGTGACCGTGGGCAGATAGTCGGGGCGCTCTTCAAAGATCAGGGTTTTGAGTATGCGGGTGTAGTAGACAAGACCCACCAGGGAGCCAGCGAGAATGAGCGCGGCCAGCCAGATTTGTCCGGCTTCGGTGGCGGCCTGTATCATCAGGAATTTGCTGTAAAAAGCGCCAAAGGGCGGCAGACCCATAATGCTCACAAGCCCCACGCCCATGCAGGCCACGGTAAAGGGCATCTGGCGGCCGAGGCCGCGCAGATCGCTGAGCTTGCGGCTGCCGCTGCGCATGATGAGCGCGCCCGCGCCAAGGAAGAGCAGGTCCTTCATGATGGCGTGGTTGAACATGTGCCACAGCGCGCCCGTGGTGGAAAGCCACGTGCCGATGCCGAGCACAAGCGTAATTTCGCCGATCTGCCCCAGGGTGGAGTAGGCCAGCATGCGTTTGATGTCGTCCTGGCGCAGGGCCATGACTTCACCAAGAACCAGGGTGGCCGCGCCCGTGAAGACCAGCCCGGTGCCGAGCCACGAAAGGCCGAACAGGCCGGGCATGGTGCTGACCATGGGCCGCATGAGCAGCACGACCACAATGCCGAAAATGCCCATCTTGGTGATGATGCCCGAAAGGGGGGCCGACACGGAGGACGGCGCGGCCGGGTGGGCGTCAGGCAGCCAGGAGTGCAGGGGCACAAGACCGGCCTTGACGCCGAAGCCCATGAGGCAAAGTACAAAGGCCGCCTGAAGCACGGGGGTGGGCACAAAGCCCTCGCCCAGCATAAGCAGGCCGGGCAGCATGAAAAGCGCGCCGCCCGCGCACATGACGTAGTATTTGAGGCCAGCGTCAAAAGCGCTGCGCCGCCCTTCATGCACCACCAGAAAGTAGGAGGCGAAGGTCATGAGTTCCCAGTAGCCGTAAAGGCCGGACGCGTCCGTGCTGGAAACTATGCCCGCCAGGGAGCCGAAGGTGAGCAGCAGAAAGAACCAGTAGCGCCCCTGATGCCGCCCGTGAATGTAGCCCTGCGAGTAAACGCAGACCACCAGTGCCACAAGGCTGATCATGGTCAGGAACAGCCTGGCCGTGGCCGGGGCGTCCGCCACAAGCACCGTGACGAGCGCCAGGGCCGCAAAGGACGTTCCCACAAGGGGGGCGACACGCATGCGGAGCAGAAAAGCGCCGCCCACGGCAAAAGCGCCAAGGTAATAGCACCAGTAGGCCGGATGCACGGGGGAGTGGGGGGCCACAAAACCGTACTGACCGCCGATGAGGTCGGTCAGCGGGCCACGCAGAACGCCCATCACGCCCACGGCCACAGCCAGGGCGATCATCAGACCGGCTTTGCCGCGCATGGGGCCGAAGGCCGTGGGGGAATCTTCCGGCGCGTCTTCCAGCACCACCTGGCGCACAGTGGTGACGTACAGCCAGATGAAGACCGTGGTGGCCAGGGCCATGACCAGCAGGCCGGTGAGCCCGCCCGGTATGGCCTCAAGGACGGCGGCATTGATAAAGAGGCGGGCTTCGGGCAGCAGGAAGGGCGATCCGCCCACCGAGGCCAGAAGACCCAGAGCGAACAGGGCAGCCGTCCAGGGATGCCGCTGGCCGGAACCGCTCAGGCGCGATGCCTGGACGGGCCCCTGACTACACGCGGCTCCCGTGCGGCATGTCGAGGTGAGACGGCCCAGGGCCGTCCACGCCAGGCCGCGTGTTGCAACCTGAAAAAGTATGAAGAGCCACAGGCCGGTGGCGCCGATGGCGGTAGCCGCGCCGAGCCCCAGGCAGACAATGCCCGCGTCGTGCAGGGCGCCCCAGAGGATCAGGCGGCGAGGGTCCTTACGCTGGCGCACGGCTTGAGCCGCAGCATACAGCATGAGGGCCATACCCACCAGAAGCGGCACAAGCCGTCCGCCAGCCGAGAACAAGGATTCCGTCATAATTCGCCCCGTAGTTTGCGGGTCTTTCAGGCCAGCACTGTGCTTGGCCCCGTTTACGCCTCTTCTCTATGTGGTATCACATCCATACCAGATCGTGAAAAAAATAGTAAAAGGAGTGTTAACAGCCTTATCTCACTTCGCCACTCTGTGCAAGTGGCGATTATTTCACAAAAAGTTGGAGGGTTATGCCAATTTGCGCAGATTTGGCGCTGGTTTTGCGCGTCTACTTGCAATATGTGTAATAATTCACAGCAGTCTGGCAATAGTTTGAAGTACTGCAATTTGTGTGTTGGGTGTTCAATCAATCCGCTGTATGCTGTAATTAACTGTTTGCTCAAACAAAATTAGGTTAATCCATATACTGCAGTAAAATCCGGTCGTGCAAAAAAAATTGGTCGCTATCCTACAAAATTTCGCGCAGTAAAGAGCCCACGCCTGATCAAGAAATTCGTGCTACTAAAAATTTTTTTGGCCAATTGCACGTTTTTGTACCAAAAGAGCATGTGATTTATTTAATCACTGGAAAAACAGAGGACTATCGGTGCCCGGGGACACGGTGTTGTACCGCGTCGCATGGAGGGGGCGGAGGCGGAAAGGAGGCAGAAAGGCGCTCATGGCGCGAGCAGGAAAAAAGCGAATCCCCTGGTGCCTTGTGGAAAAACTGGGGCCGGGCTGAGAGCCGGGACTGGCGTTGTACTTGGGATCCGCGGGTTTGAGCGTTGAACCGTGGCCGGGCTAGTCCGGGTACCGGACTCTGAGCTAGTCCGGGTACCGGACTCCGGGAAAGCCCGGTTATCAGGCTGCGGGCTAGTCCGGGTACCGGACTCTGAGCTAATCCGGGTACCGGACTCTGAGCTAATCCGGGTACCGGACTCTGAGCTAGTCCGGGTACCGGGCTCTGGGCTAGTCCGGGTACCGGACTCCGGGCTAGTCCGGGTATCGGACTCCGGGAAAGCGGGCAGGGGCAGTCAGGTTCGAGACGCCTGCCACACTGTCTCACGGGCCAACAGCGAGGGGGCAGTGCTGGCCCGGTATAGCCCCCCGGCAGGTCAGCCAGGCAACGCCCATTCAAGTATGGTCTGGAGCGTGCGTCAGCAGGCAAATGCCAGCGTTGGAGGCAGCGCCCGCTGGCCTATTCTTCGCGCAGTGTTCTGGCCATAAGGTCGCGCAACGCGGCCTGCGGACTTTGCCCTTCATACAAGATACTGTGTACCGCGTTTGTCAGGGGCGCGTCTACGCCAAGTTTTTTCGCCATGTCATAAATGGCGGCCGTGGTTTTGACGCCTTCTGCCACCATGCCGAGGCTTTGCGTAATATGGTCGAGCTTTTCTCCACGGCCAAGGCGCAGCCCCACCTGCCGGTTGCGGGAAAGATCGTCTGTGCAGGTAAGGGTGAGGTCGCCCAGACCCGAGAGGCCCATAAAGGTGTGCGCCTGCGCCCCACGGGCCACGCCAAGGCGGCTCATTTCAGCCAGCCCTCTGGTGATGAGGGCCGCGCGGCTGTTGGCCCCCAGCCCCAGCCCGTCGCAGGTGCCAGCGGCAATGGCCATGACGTTTTTGAGCGCGCCGCCCATTTCCACGCCCATGACGTCCGTGCTGGAGTAGCAACGAAAGGCGGGGCCGGAAAAAATGTCGCGCAGATAACAGCCAAGGGCTTCATCGTAGGCGGCCATGACCACGGCCGTGGGCAGGTCGCGCAATACGTCCGCCGCAAAGGAGGGGCCGGACAGCACCGCATAACGGGGGTTCAGGCGGCCGAGAGCCTGCGAGGTCATTTCCGAGCAGGTGGCCAGCGAACCGGTTTCAATGCCCTTGGCCGCATTGACCAAAATGGCCCTGGGTTGAAAGTGGCGGGCCTGTTCCGTGAGCCAGCCGCGCAACTGCTGGCAGGGCACGGCCAGCACGACCAGAGGGCGGTCCAGGGCAGCCGGGTCTGTGGTGGCCACAAGCCGCTCGTCAAGGGGCAGGCCCGGCAGGTAACGGGGATTTTCGTGCCTTTCGTTGATGGCCGTGGCCACGGACGCGTTCCGCATCCAGAGGCAGACATGGTGCCCGCCACGGGCCAGAAGATGCCCCAGGGCCGTGCCCCAGCTGCCGCCGCCAGCCACACATATGGAAATTTTTTCAGACATTCTCGTTCTCAGAAGCCCAGGGACGATTCCGGGCCGGGCCGGTCGGGCAGGGCGTCAGCGTTACGGGCCATACGTGGCCTGTTGGGGCTGTTTTGCCTGCCATTATCAAAATATACCAGAAACATGCCGCTAAAAAGTTGCTTGCGGTAAACCTCGACCCGGAACAGCTTGCCCTGCTTGTCTACTGAAAAGCGCGGCATGAAGTCCTTGAGGCGCAGTTCCACGCCAGCCTCGTCGGGCTGACCGTTGTCAAAGCCAATGGCATTGACCCTGTAGCCGTCCAGAGGGCGAACCTGGAAGGAGTCGTCAACATACAGCACCTGCCCGAAGGAAACCGTCTTGTCCTGGCCGTCCACTTTTACGGGCACGGCGTCAAGGCTGCTGTCCACCTCGCGCCATTCGGGCCGGATGAGCGTCAGCATGCGGTTGCCGTAATGTACGCAAAACTGACCTTCGCCGCCTTGGGCGCAGGGCAGAACCGCCATGATTGGCTTGGTGGGCACGGCCTGGGCCGGGCCGCTTCTGGGCAGGGGCAGAAAGTTGATGGCCGGGCGGGCGTCTTCAAGCGGGAGAAAGACGCGGTTGTCGGCAAAGGAAACGGCAAGATTGTCCTGCAGCGCTCCGCGCACGCCTTCGGGCGTGAGGGCAAAGGCGCGGCTGAAGTCCACGCCCGCCTGCTGCAGAAAGGACTCAATCATCAATAAATGATAATAGGCGCGCAGCTCGACGGGAAATTCCTTGCTGGCCTCAAGGCCGAAGGCGGCTTTGCCCCGAAGCACGGCATAATAGGAAAGGCTCCTTTCCATCTCGTGGTCGCCGGCGGCGGTATTGGTGTTATGGACGTGCAGACGGTGCCCCGCCTGCATGAGCGCCTTGTTGGCGGCATTTGCGGCTTTGTCGGCCTCGGCCTCCAGCGCGCCCATGAAAGCTCCCGGCAGTTCCGTCTGGTCAATGATGACCGACTGTCCCCAGCGGGCGGGATTGCGCAGTTTGTCTTCGTAGGTGTGACGGTAGTAGCCGCTGCCGTCATGCAGGTTGAGCACAAGGCCCACCTGCGGATGGTCAATGAGATCCTGAATACGGCGCACTGTGGCAAATTCGGGGTCTGTTGCGTCCAGGCGGGCGAACTTGCGGTTCATATCCCCATACAGGCCGCGCGACCGCTTGATAATACTGGGAAAATTCAGATTGGGCACTACCCACACGCTGCCGTTTTCCATGCGGTAATGGGTGGTCAGCAGCGTGGCGGCGGAAAAGCCCCCCGGCTCATCGCCCTGAATGCCCCCCACCACCAGCACGGTGCGTGGGCCTTCGCCCAGGCGGATGACGGTAAAGTCCAGAGGAAAGCTCTCCTGCGCCAGAGCCGTGCCCGCAAAGCAGAAAAGGGCGCAGCTCAGGAACAGGCCCGCAAGGCCCGTGCCTGTCAGGAGTCTGCCCTCGCGGCGGAGGCGGTTCAGAAAAAGCTTTGTATATGCCTGCATAGTGCTGTGGGGTTGTCTGCGGGCCAGATGGAACATTGGCCTATATAACTACGGCATTCGGCCGCAAACGGCAAGATACCGGGGCGTTGCGGGCGAAATAAAGAAAGGGCCAGCGCCGGTTTCTCCCTCTGGAGCGTCAGGCGTTGGCCCTGATGACCTGGCCCTGATGTTTAGGGCCCAGATGACCTGGCCCAGATGGTATGGGCCGGGACGTTCTCGGCCTGTCTATTCGGGATCAAAGCCGATGTTGCTTATGGCCGTGCGCAGGGCGTCCATATCCACCGGGCCGTCTTCTTCATAGCGCAGAACTTTTTCGTCCAGATCCACCAGCGGATTCTTCACGCCGGGGATCTTGCCAGCGGCTTCTTCCACCGCGCTCTTGCAGTGGCCGCAACGCATGCCATTGACTTTCAGGCTTTTCATCGTATCCTCCTTGGGAATCCATTTTCAATTTCGTAGTGCCGCGAGTTTACGCGCCACCCTGGTAAATGACAAGCCGGAGGAAGAAATGAGCGAGGCCAATGCGCAAAACGACGCCGCCAACGAGGCATGCCCCCTGAAATTCGACATAGGGGGAATGCACTGCGCGGCCTGCTCGTCCCGCATCGAACGTGTGGTCGGTCGTATGGAAGGTGTGGAGAAAATCAGCGTCAACCTTGCCACCGCCAAGGCCGAGGTGTGGGCCAGCCCCGGCCAGGAAGAAGCGGTGCAGCACGAGATCATGGATCGCGTGGCCACGCTGGGCTTCAGCGCCACCCCTGCCGCTGATGACGACGCCTCCGCCGAGTTTGCCGAAAACAAGGCCAAAGCGCTCAAGGATGCACGCCAGCGCCTGGGTCGTCTTGTGCCCATGGTCTGCTTTGCGGTGCCCCTGCTTGTGGTGTCCATGGGGCACATGATGGGGCTCAGTCTGCCGCACTGGATGGATCCCCATGCCGCGCCGCGCACCTTCATGCTCATACAGCTTTTTCTGAGCCTGCCCATTGTCTGGCTTGGACGGCATTTCTATGTGGACGGCATCCGCGCGCTGCTGCGCAAGGCTCCTGCCATGGACAGCCTGGTGGCCGTGGGCACGGGCGCTGCCTTCATCTACAGCCTGGTCAACACTGTTCTTGGTCTCATGGGCGTTGACCCTGTGACGCGGGCCATGAACCTGTATTATGAGTCGGCGGCAGTGCTGCTGACCATGATAGAACTGGGGCAGTTTCTTGAAGCCACGGCCAAGCGCAAGGCTGGCGACGCCATGGGCGCGCTCATGAGCCTCACGCCGGAAACGGCCCTGCGGCTCGATCCTGACAACGAGGCCCTGCCGCCCCGGGAAGTCGCGGTGTCGGCCCTGAAGGCTGGCGATCACCTGCTGCTCAGGCCCGGTGGACGTGTGCCTGTGGACGGCGAAGTGCTCACGGGCAAAAGCGCCGTGGACCTTTCCCTGCTCACAGGCGAATCCATCCCTGTTGCCGTCGTCCCCGGCGACAAGCTGGTGGCGGGCAGCGTCAATGGCGAAGGTTCGCTTACCCTGCGGGCCGACGCCGTGGGCCGCAACACGCGGCTTGCACGCATCATCCGTCTGGTGCGCGAAGCCCAGGGCAGCAAGGCCCCCATCGCCCGCCTGGCAGACCGCGTCAGCTACTACTTCGTGCCCGCCGTCATGCTCTACGCCGTGCTGGCCGCCCTGGCCTGGCTGGTGTTCAGTTCCGAGCCAATCACAACGCCGCTCACCGTCTTTGTGGCCGTGCTGGTCATGGCCTGCCCCTGCGCCATGGGGCTGGCGACGCCCATGTCCATCATGGTGGGCACGGGGCGCGGGGCGCAGCTTGGCGTGCTTATCAAGAACGGCGCTGCTCTGGAGCAGGCCGGGCACATCAACGTCCTTGCCGTGGACAAAACCGGCACCCTCACAACGGGCAAGCCCGTGCTCACGGGCGTAACCCTGCTGGAAGGCGCGCAGGGGCTGGACGAAAACGGCCTGCTGTCCCTTGCGGCAGCTCTTGAGGCCCGTTCCGAGCATCCTCTGGCCCAGGCCCTGATCAAGGCCGGGCACGACCGCAATCTGCCCGCCTGCCGCGTTGAGGAAGTGGTGGTCGCACCCGGCATGGGCATAGCGGGCGACGTCTTTTGCGCTGACGTGCCCCGTCACGTGGCCGTGGGCAACCGCGCCTTTATGAAGGAATACGGTCTTGCGGTTTCCGACGACATCTCCGGCAAGCTGGCCGTGCTGGCCGAGGCTGGCCAGACGCCCCTGCTGCTGGCCCTTGGCCGTGGCGAGGAGGCCCGCCTGGCGGGCATTCTGGCCCTGGCCGACGCCATCCGCCCCGAATCGCCCTCTGTGGTGGCCCGTCTGCAACAGATGGGCGTGCGCGTGGTCATGCTCACGGGCGACAATGAACGCACCGCCAGAGCCGTGGCGGCCAAGGTCGGCGTGGACGAAGTGGCCGCCGGACTTCTGCCCGCAGAAAAGGCCGACTATGTACGCCGCCTGCAGGAGCAGGGGCATGTGGTAGGCATGGTGGGAGACGGCATCAACGACGCGCCCGCCCTGGCCCTGGCCAATGTGGGCATGGCTGTGGGCACGGGAGTGGACGTCAGCGCCGAAGCCGGGGATATCGTGCTCATGCGCGGCGGCATGGAAGCCGTTTTGACGGCCCTGGCGCTTTCACGCGCCACCATGCGCAATATCCGGCAAAACCTGTTCTGGGCTTTTGGCTACAACGTCCTTGGGCTGCCAGTGGCGGCGGGCCTGCTGCACGTTTTTGGCGGCCCCATGCTTTCGCCCATGATAGCGGGTACGGCCATGGCCCTCTCTTCCGTCTCTGTCGTCACCAACGCCCTGCGCTTGCGCTTTTTCAGGATAGAAAAGTAGGCGCGCCTTGCTGTGAAATCAGCGAACTATGAGGTTGGAAGAACTTTGTGGGGGAGGGACCCTTTTGTAAAAGGGTCTCCTCCCCCACACCCCCTCCCCCTAAAACTTTTGTCGGGTTGTGCGGTATTATAAGGATTTTCTGGTCTGAAAAGGGGGGAGAGACAGCCGTACTGACATCACGCCATCGTAGACGGTGTTTGCCCAATGCGCCTGCATAGCAAAAGCCCGCTCCTGCCGAAAACGGCGGAGCGGGCTTTGCTTCGTGTCGGGATGTCTACGCCGGAACTACTGGGTCATGAAGGCGTGCATGGTCACGAGGGTTTCCATAACGGTGGTGCTGAAATGGCTGAGGGCGCGGCTTGTATCCGCCCCGGCCTTGATGGCCATCTCCAGCTCCAGCGCAGCGGAGGCCAACGCCTTGGCCCCAAGGTTGGCGGCAACTCCCTTGGTGTTGTGCACCAGTTGCCGGGCCTCTTCTGCATTGCCGTTTTTCAGGGCCACGCCCACCTTGTCAGGGGTGTCGCGTTCCGTCTCGATGAACTTGCCCAACAGTTTGACATAAAGATCGCGTTTGTCGAGCACACGGGTCATGGCTTCTTTCCAGTCCAGTAATTCCTCGCTCATTTTTTCCTTCTTGGCGCAGGTTGATGACAGGCGGTAGACACCGCCGGGGCCACTGCACAGCAATGACCCCAGTAGTTGTAACCGTACAAATCTGGGATGCGCGAATACTGCCAGCAAGATTTTATGATGACAATAACTTTATTGACCCGAGAAGTGGGAATTCTCAAAACAGCACTGTCCTCCCGCCCCTCAATGGCGGTGAAAACGTCTGTGGGCGCGCAAAAACGGGAATGCAGAAAAGTTGCGACAAAAAACGCGGTAAAACCTGTTTGTTCCCACAGTCATTGGATTTGGAGTCGTTCAGCAAATATAGGGCAGGGTATGTGACGGGGCAAAAATTCGTGATGCTCGCATGGGCAAGGTGTCCGGCCCGGACTCGCGCGGCCTCAGTAGGTGAGGGCGTCAGGCAGGACGCAGAAGTCTGCGGGACTGCCCGGCTCCAGACGGCCCGCGCCGCTCTGGAGCATGTTGAGGGCCTCCGCCCCGTTAATGGTCATGAGGCGCACCAGGGCCTCGGGGGGAACATCAAGATGTTCTCGCAGCCATACGGCCTCCTGCCGCACGTCAAGGTCGCGGTTGCTGGTCAGAC is from Desulfovibrio sp. and encodes:
- a CDS encoding NADH-quinone oxidoreductase subunit B family protein is translated as MLKKLSVRSPWLFRINAGSCNGCDVELATTACIPRYDVERLGCRYCGSPRHADIVLITGPLTTRVRDRVLRVWDEIPEPKVTVAVGICPISGGVFREGYSIEGPIDRYLPVDVNVPGCPPRPQAILEGVVLARSIWLKKLGVEE
- a CDS encoding complex I subunit 1 family protein, translating into MSDTLLAILHMCVFPGGAFALMVAMFFKGLDRRVEARLQRRVGPPLVQPWLDIAKLLTKETLIPRTACRPAFLLAPVFGFTGMAVCAAFIPIAGVYNGLFNMGDLLVIFYLLPIPAMAIMLGGSASSSPYGAVGFSREMVLMFAYEMPLLMILLAVAILTGKTLAGGAWGAEFSLFKIVALQQQTGSFGFNPSMIPAFLAYLIFLPGTMGVVPFDIPEAETEIVEGPLLEYGGPLLALFQITSALKTFVVLGLGVALFFPGTISEWWPVNLVWFLCKCLALMLVSLTLVKSATGRFRIDQAFRFYVTVPAALALCSLILVWVM
- a CDS encoding complex I subunit 5 family protein, translating into MTESLFSAGGRLVPLLVGMALMLYAAAQAVRQRKDPRRLILWGALHDAGIVCLGLGAATAIGATGLWLFILFQVATRGLAWTALGRLTSTCRTGAACSQGPVQASRLSGSGQRHPWTAALFALGLLASVGGSPFLLPEARLFINAAVLEAIPGGLTGLLVMALATTVFIWLYVTTVRQVVLEDAPEDSPTAFGPMRGKAGLMIALAVAVGVMGVLRGPLTDLIGGQYGFVAPHSPVHPAYWCYYLGAFAVGGAFLLRMRVAPLVGTSFAALALVTVLVADAPATARLFLTMISLVALVVCVYSQGYIHGRHQGRYWFFLLLTFGSLAGIVSSTDASGLYGYWELMTFASYFLVVHEGRRSAFDAGLKYYVMCAGGALFMLPGLLMLGEGFVPTPVLQAAFVLCLMGFGVKAGLVPLHSWLPDAHPAAPSSVSAPLSGIITKMGIFGIVVVLLMRPMVSTMPGLFGLSWLGTGLVFTGAATLVLGEVMALRQDDIKRMLAYSTLGQIGEITLVLGIGTWLSTTGALWHMFNHAIMKDLLFLGAGALIMRSGSRKLSDLRGLGRQMPFTVACMGVGLVSIMGLPPFGAFYSKFLMIQAATEAGQIWLAALILAGSLVGLVYYTRILKTLIFEERPDYLPTVTEAPVTMRVGMGVLAALCVLLGLAPQLAMQLVAPVASLAFAPNPQDAGVMLAMHVNWPIYVVVPVFGALLPALFHKNRVMAGKVSVGVLLATALLVVLFGRGLDTLSFCFALIVPLLGAVNMSYALGYMEHSHTQWRFYCAFTAMCGGLVGMASSQYLLSFFLFWEIMSSWTLYLAIAHEGDKASLREAFKYFIFNVFGAGFIFVGLCVIGPFTPFTSLLLAGMVPNLSAGAAWFGMALLAAGFVMKAAQLPFRIDWQMHPALAPTPVSGYISSVLLKSAILGLIKLFMLLGGGFAVAGILGGFEQSSISVTVMWIGGVTIIMAAIQALRSNGLKLIFIYSTVSQLGYMVLAVAAGGALGYAGGMLHVINHVFFKDLLFLVCGAIMFASHRESLNDLGGIGRKMPFTLAMFAIAGLSVIGVPPTSGFSSKWLIYHALMEAGQPFLALLSLIGSVLTMAYIAKFLHAAFLGQPAQDLDDIKEVPRIMRVPMGILAAGCVLTGIFPGLALGPINSVLLEYGLMPLNVGLSGVLSGTGAWNATGMFVMMALAFTGGYWFVKRFTHLREIDVHTCGLPPETATSRMTPSSIYGGLSRLLGGDDTPKENRS
- a CDS encoding NAD(P)H-dependent glycerol-3-phosphate dehydrogenase, giving the protein MSICVAGGGSWGTALGHLLARGGHHVCLWMRNASVATAINERHENPRYLPGLPLDERLVATTDPAALDRPLVVLAVPCQQLRGWLTEQARHFQPRAILVNAAKGIETGSLATCSEMTSQALGRLNPRYAVLSGPSFAADVLRDLPTAVVMAAYDEALGCYLRDIFSGPAFRCYSSTDVMGVEMGGALKNVMAIAAGTCDGLGLGANSRAALITRGLAEMSRLGVARGAQAHTFMGLSGLGDLTLTCTDDLSRNRQVGLRLGRGEKLDHITQSLGMVAEGVKTTAAIYDMAKKLGVDAPLTNAVHSILYEGQSPQAALRDLMARTLREE
- a CDS encoding M14 family metallopeptidase; amino-acid sequence: MQAYTKLFLNRLRREGRLLTGTGLAGLFLSCALFCFAGTALAQESFPLDFTVIRLGEGPRTVLVVGGIQGDEPGGFSAATLLTTHYRMENGSVWVVPNLNFPSIIKRSRGLYGDMNRKFARLDATDPEFATVRRIQDLIDHPQVGLVLNLHDGSGYYRHTYEDKLRNPARWGQSVIIDQTELPGAFMGALEAEADKAANAANKALMQAGHRLHVHNTNTAAGDHEMERSLSYYAVLRGKAAFGLEASKEFPVELRAYYHLLMIESFLQQAGVDFSRAFALTPEGVRGALQDNLAVSFADNRVFLPLEDARPAINFLPLPRSGPAQAVPTKPIMAVLPCAQGGEGQFCVHYGNRMLTLIRPEWREVDSSLDAVPVKVDGQDKTVSFGQVLYVDDSFQVRPLDGYRVNAIGFDNGQPDEAGVELRLKDFMPRFSVDKQGKLFRVEVYRKQLFSGMFLVYFDNGRQNSPNRPRMARNADALPDRPGPESSLGF
- a CDS encoding heavy-metal-associated domain-containing protein, with the translated sequence MKSLKVNGMRCGHCKSAVEEAAGKIPGVKNPLVDLDEKVLRYEEDGPVDMDALRTAISNIGFDPE